The Amycolatopsis nigrescens CSC17Ta-90 genomic interval GCGAAGCGTAAAAAGGCGACATACAAGACCCGTACAAATCCGGCCCTATCCGGTCGTGTCGAACGGCAGGTGCAGGCGCAGCCCGGCGGACGGGCCGCCGTCCGACGTGGCCAGCGAACCGATCTCCGCGGCGGTCAACGCCCGGTCGTAGAGCCGGTAGTCGTCCAGCGAGCCCCGCAACCGGTACTGGCCGTCCAGTCGCTGCCCGGCGTGCACGGCGAACGGCCGGCCCGGGCTGACCGAGCCCTGCAACCCGGAACCGGTGGCGGCGAGCGCGCCGTCCAGGTAGAGCCGGACCGTGCCGCCCGCGCGCTGCAGCGCGAAATGGTGCCATGCCTTGTCGTTCAGCGCGGCAGCCGAACTAACGGTGACCCCGCCGGTCGGCCCGTTCTCCAGATGCGCCCGGATCCGGCCGCTTTCCGGCTCGGCCCGCAGCCACACCTGCGAGAACCCGTCACCCTGGTTGTACGCCCACAACAGCGCCTGCCCGGCGGTGCTCGCGCCGTAGTTGAACCAGCCGGACCAGGTGAAGTCGCCGCCGCCGGTGGCCAACGACTCGGCGAACGGCAGCTGCACGTAGTCGTCCGTGCCGTCCAAGGAGACCGCCTTCCCGAACCGGCCCGCGGCGAGCACCGGGCCGCCGCGCAGGTAGGCGTTGTTGCCCTGCGGTGAGACATCCGGGGTGACCGGCACGCCGGCGGTGGCGCCGTCCGGCAGCCCGAGCGCGGACTCGGTCAGCGTCGCCCACCGGATGGTCTCGTTCGCGTTGAACTCCGGCCCCGCCTCGAACAGCAGCCCGGCCGTACCGGCGCCGAGCGGGACCAGGTCGGAGTAGGCCGCGTCCTGACCCCAGACCAGCACCCCCTGGTCCCAGTTGGCGCCCTCGTCGAAGGAGGACCGCACGCGCAGCTCCTTGCGGCGGTCGCAGGTGGACGGGCCGGCGAACAGGATCCGGTTGTACTTCGAACCTTCGTCGGTGGCCCGCAGCCGGCCCACCGAGCCCTGCACCGGCGGGGTGACCAGGTCGGGCTCGAAGGTGAACTTCTTGCTGAAGGTCGCGCCACCGTCGGAACTGATCGCGTACGCGCGGTTGTCGCGGCCCTGGTTGACGCATTTGTCGCCGTCGCTGTTCGCGTCGTTGCGCGCGGCGGCGTAGATCCGGCCGTCGGTCAGCTCGACCACGCTGATCTCCTGCGGGTTGAGCGTGGCCGTGGTGCTGATGTCGGTGGCTCCGCGCCGCCAGTTCAGTCCCCCGTTGTCGCTGTAGACCAGCGATCCCGCGCCTTCACCGGAGCCGAAGCTCATCCCGGCCAGCAACCGCCCGGCATGCTCGCCCCTGGTCAACACGATGCCGTGGGACGGCCCGGTGGCGAGCCAGCCCGGCGCCACGGGGAACCCCAGCTCGGTGGTCAGCTCGCGGGGCACGCCCCAGGTCAGCCCGTTGTTCTCGCTGATCGACACCCGCGGGATGCGGCCGCAGGCCGGCGCCTTGACGCACTGGTAGGTGGACAGCAGCACGATCCGGTCGGTGCCGGGGACCACGATCGGCACCGGGTTTCCCTTGGTGTCCCCGTGTCCCTCGATCACCACCTTGGCCGGGCCCCAGCTCTTGCCGCCGTCGGTGGAGCGTTTGGAGACCAGGTCGATGTCACCGGCGTCGGCGCAGAACTTGGCGCCGCCGTTGCGCCCTTCGGCGAAGGCGAGCAGGTCGCCGTTGTTCGCCTTGACCACGGACGGGATGCGGAAGCAGTCGTAGCCCTCGGTCTTCTCGCGGAAGACCACGGTGTTCGCGATGGCCGCCGACGCCGCTGGCGCCGGGGTGAAGGCCAGTACCAGCAGGACGCCGAGCAGCACCGGCAGGGATCTGTGCGGGATTTTCGCCATGCCCGCAAGCCTGGAGCGCCCGGATACAAGTCGTGTACACGGGACGGACGCTCAGTGCGGCTCGCGCTCGTGCCGCCCCGCGATCAGTTCCTGGACCCAGATCTTCGCCCGCACCACCGGTTCCCTCAGCTTGCGCTCGCGCCACAGCGCCTTGGTCAGCTTCCGGCCGCTGCCGCGGTAGCGCCAGCGGGCCCACGGCGAGTGCGGCCTGGCCAGCCGCACCGCGCCGACCACGATCAGCACCGGGATGAACACCCCGATCAGTCCGGCCCAGATCTTGCCCTTGAGCAGCGTGACCACCGCCAGCAGCAAGTCGAGCACCACGATCACGGTGACCATCCCGTCACCGTCCGCCGGCGCCAGCGCGCCGAGGTCGTCGACCGGGCCCGGCCGGAATCCGAGCAGCATCAGCCCGGTCAACGCGATCGCGACGAACACCGCGTCCACCGACACCCGGCCCTTCTCGGACCAGTAAACATCGCTGAGATGCAGGATGAGCGCGAACTCGTCCAGCACCAGTGCCGAGCCGACGCCGAACAACGCGGCCACCACCGCCCGCCAGACCGGCTCACCGTCCGGCACCACCAGCCCGGCCACGCCGCCGACCAGCATGAACACCACACCGAAGACCACGTGATGGATGTGCAGCCCGCCGGGGGTGATGTTGCCGGGCCACCAGCGCACTTCGGCACGGATCAGCCGGACCGAGAGCCGGATGAAGCCGAACCCGACGATCATGCCGGTGAAAAAGCACAGCAACGGAACCCGGCCGGTCGCCACGAAGGTAGCGACGAACCATTCATTCATCCCGGTCACCCGCCCTCGAAGCCGGCCGCCACCGGTCGGCGGCACCACGCACGGCTGTGTGTACAGCTTCTTCATCGTGGCGCGCTCGGGTGTCGTATCGGTTCCTGTCGCGATCCGCTGAAATCGGGCGCGCCCCCGACACCACCTGTACCACCTATCGGGGACGGAACCACCGGATTCGAACAGACTTCTCGGAGTGCGCGCTCACCGGCCGTCCCCGGGCAGCCGGACGGCCAGCCTGCCCGCCAGCTCGGTGCTGGCGATCCGCAGGTCCTCCGCGGCGGCCGCGGCCTGGTCCAGCTCGCAGCGCACGATCGCGACCAGCTCGGGATCGGTCAGCCCGGCGGGCGGCTGCCCGCGAAGCCGGTCCAGCCTGCCGGTGATCGTGGCCGCGGTACGCGCGATGGCCGCCAACTCGGCCTGTGCCTCGGCGACTCCTGGCGCGCTCGCCGGGATCGCCTCGGCGTTCAACTCGGAGTTCAGCTCGGCCATCGGACCTGGACGTCGTCGCTAGGCTCGGTCATCGGTATCTCCCGGGGAGTCGCACGAAAAGGGGGACCGTTGAGCGACGTATAGCCGTTTCCCTGGCCGGCCAAACCCCCTCGGCGCCCGGCGGCGGGCCGGACCGCATATGTTGAAGGCGGGTCGGGGTGGCCCAGAGCAGGCACGGAAGGACGGGACATGACCGAGGCCGTGCGATCGAGCCGCTGGATACTGGACGTACCCGAGAACCTCTCCGTCGCCGAGTTGCGGACGGCGAACGCGGCGGACGCCCCGGTCGCACTGGCCCGCAGCTTCGCCGACCTGGCCCATCACCTGTACGGACGACAGAGCGGCGAGCAGGTGATCGACGCCGTGCTCGCCTACTCGGTCACCGGGCTGACCGGCTGCGACCATGCCGGCGTCTCACTGGTCCGCCGCGGCGGCCGGATCAGCACCCCGGCCACCACCGACGACCGGGCGGCGAAACTGGACGAGCTCCAGTACACCCTCCGCGAAGGCCCCTGCGTGCAGGCGATCTGGGACGAGCGCAGCTTCAGCGTGCCCGACCTGGCCGCGGACCCGCGCTGGCCGAAGTACGGCCCGGCCGCGGCCGCCCGCGGCGCCCGGTCCATGCTCGCCTTCCAGCTGTTCACCGACAAGCGCACGCTGGGCGCGCTCAACCTCTACTCGGGCAGCGTGCGCGGCTTTACCGACGAGGACGAGCAGTTCGGGCTGCTGCTCGCCGCGCACGCCGCGGTCGCGCTGGACGCGGCCAGGACCCGCACCGAGCTGCGGGCGGCGATCGAAAGCAGGCAGGTGATCGGCGAGGCGCTCGGCATCCTCAAGGAGCGGCACCACCTGACCTCGGAAGACGCCTTCACGACGCTCACCGAGGCGTCCCAGCGGCTGAACATCAAGCTGCGGGACCTGGCGGAAAAGGTCAGCACCACCGGCGAAGACCCGGCGACCATCACGTCCTGACCGGCACCAGTGGGTCGAGGGTGACCCGCGCACGCCGCTGCCGCACCAGCAGCACGGCGCCGATGACCACCACGAACAGCAGGTAGAAGTTCGCCACCAGGAAGGTGCCGGCGGTCAACGGCGCGTCGCCGTTGCGGCCGGGCGTCCACGAGGGCGGGCGCAGCAGGAACACCGCCACGGTGATCGGCAGCAGCACCTGGGCCAGCCGGTCGCCCAGCCCGGATTCGGCGACCAGCAGCACCGCCAGCGGCACCACCCATACCCAGTGGTGAATCCAGGACACCGGGCTGACCAGCAGCGCCAGGAACGCGGTGACCAGCATCGCGGACACCGGCCGCCCTTGCCGGTGGTAGTGCCGCACCAGCACCAGCCCGCCGACCGCGAACACCGCGGCGATCGCGTAGGCCACCGGCTGCGACCAGGATGCCTGTTCGGAGAGCCGCCGCACCGCACCGCCGACGGACTGGTTCCAGGTCCAGTCGGTGGGACCGATCCGTGACGAGTCGAACACGGTATGTGTCCAGAACCGGATCGTGTCGTGCGGGGCGATCAGCAGCATCAGCCCCTGCAGCCCGACGAAAGTGCCCGCGGCCCGCGCCGCGTCCGCCTTGCGGCCGGTCAGCAGCAGGTGCACCACGAAGATCAGCGGGGTGAGCTTGGTCGCCGCCGCGACCCCGACCAGCACCCCGCCAAACTTGCCGGCCCGCCCGGTGGCCCCGCAGACCACCAGCAGGTCCACCACCACCAGCGCCATCAGCAACGCGTTGACCTGGCCGTACTCCAGGGTCACCCAGACCGGCGTGGTGGCCGAGAGCACCAGGCCGAGCACCACCGCGCCCCAAGCCGGGGACAGCCACGACGGCCGCCGCGGCAGGTGGCGCAGCACCAGGTAGGCGACCAGCACCACGCACAGCACCGAGAACGCGTTCAGCAGGCCCCAGGCCACCTGCGGCGGGAACAGCACCAGCGGCACGAACAGCAGGGCGGCGAACGGCGCGTAGGTGAACGGGAGCTGCGCATAGGCGGGCTCGAACGGCAGCGAGTCGGAGTCGTACAGCGGGAAGCCGTGCAGCAGCGCGGCCGCGCCGCCGTGGTAGACGGCCGTGTCACCGCCCTCGGGTAACCCGTTCAGGTAGGAGAGCACCCCGCGCACCGTGAACCCGGCGACCACGAGCGCCAGTACCAGCCAGATGGCCCAGCGACCTCGCACTACTCCCCCAACACCCACGGCTGCCTTGTCGGCTGGCAACGGTAGCAGTTCGATCAGGAGAGCTTGTCGATCAAGGTTTCCTGCCGCCCGCGGCCGCCTGCGGCCCGCCGGCCTGCTGCTTGCCGTCCGTCGAGGGGTTGGCCGCCGCGGCGGCCGTCTTGTGCTCGGCCGCGGGCTTGGAGTCCGCCGCTGGGCTCTGCTCACCGAAATGCCGGCGGCAGTATGTCGCGTATCGCCTTGCTCCCGCGGTCATCGCCTTTCTCCGAATGCTCGGCAGAACCGAATTTGCGTGTAACCACACTAACTCTTTCGGCCTAACACTGCCACCGACTTAAGTTAATGATCAATGGAGACCTCAGCGCACAGTCATGATGGCAAGGTGGACTTCGACGAGACAGCGGCGGCCCGTGCAGCCGCCGCACGGACGATCCTCGCCGGGCTCGGCGAACCCGGCGCGGACGCCGCTTCCGACAACGGGCAGGTCATCGTGCACCTCGCCCGCAACGGTGACCTGGCCGGCATCGACATCGATCCCCGCGCCGGTGACGTCAAGCAGCTCGAACGCGACATCCTCCAGGCATGGCGGCGTGCCCAGCGAACGGTGCACCTTGCCGCGCAACAGGAGTTGCAAGCCGAGACCGGCATCGAAACCGACCAGAGCTACTACGACGCCATCGACGAACGCTTCGGTGCGCCGGACTCGAAACCCCGGCCCGAGCGGCCGGCCCGGCGCACCGACGACGACGAGGACTTCGGGGACCAGACCTTCACGTACAACCTCTAGCGGAACGGTCACCAGCGGCAACACGTCCAAGACATCGAGCAAGGCGCACTGAAACAACTGAAGGGGCGGCGGCGGGATGAGCGAAACACGGCCAGAATCGGGCGGTGGCGGAGCGGGCGGGTTCTTCATCGATCCGGACGCGGTACGACAGGCGGCACAGGCCGCGCTGGACGTGGCGCACCGCCTTCGACTGGAAGCCACGTACGGGCCGACCGGATTGTCGCGGGCGGGAGGGCAGGGTGCGGGCGCGCAGCCTCCGGCCACGGTCGGCGAAGGTTTCGATCTCGACGACGGCTTCAAGGAATTCGCGAACGGCTGGAACCGGCGCATGGAGCGCTTCGTCGACGCCTGCGAGCAGGTAGG includes:
- a CDS encoding glycosyltransferase 87 family protein, with amino-acid sequence MRGRWAIWLVLALVVAGFTVRGVLSYLNGLPEGGDTAVYHGGAAALLHGFPLYDSDSLPFEPAYAQLPFTYAPFAALLFVPLVLFPPQVAWGLLNAFSVLCVVLVAYLVLRHLPRRPSWLSPAWGAVVLGLVLSATTPVWVTLEYGQVNALLMALVVVDLLVVCGATGRAGKFGGVLVGVAAATKLTPLIFVVHLLLTGRKADAARAAGTFVGLQGLMLLIAPHDTIRFWTHTVFDSSRIGPTDWTWNQSVGGAVRRLSEQASWSQPVAYAIAAVFAVGGLVLVRHYHRQGRPVSAMLVTAFLALLVSPVSWIHHWVWVVPLAVLLVAESGLGDRLAQVLLPITVAVFLLRPPSWTPGRNGDAPLTAGTFLVANFYLLFVVVIGAVLLVRQRRARVTLDPLVPVRT
- a CDS encoding GAF and ANTAR domain-containing protein translates to MTEAVRSSRWILDVPENLSVAELRTANAADAPVALARSFADLAHHLYGRQSGEQVIDAVLAYSVTGLTGCDHAGVSLVRRGGRISTPATTDDRAAKLDELQYTLREGPCVQAIWDERSFSVPDLAADPRWPKYGPAAAARGARSMLAFQLFTDKRTLGALNLYSGSVRGFTDEDEQFGLLLAAHAAVALDAARTRTELRAAIESRQVIGEALGILKERHHLTSEDAFTTLTEASQRLNIKLRDLAEKVSTTGEDPATITS
- a CDS encoding sialidase family protein, giving the protein MAKIPHRSLPVLLGVLLVLAFTPAPAASAAIANTVVFREKTEGYDCFRIPSVVKANNGDLLAFAEGRNGGAKFCADAGDIDLVSKRSTDGGKSWGPAKVVIEGHGDTKGNPVPIVVPGTDRIVLLSTYQCVKAPACGRIPRVSISENNGLTWGVPRELTTELGFPVAPGWLATGPSHGIVLTRGEHAGRLLAGMSFGSGEGAGSLVYSDNGGLNWRRGATDISTTATLNPQEISVVELTDGRIYAAARNDANSDGDKCVNQGRDNRAYAISSDGGATFSKKFTFEPDLVTPPVQGSVGRLRATDEGSKYNRILFAGPSTCDRRKELRVRSSFDEGANWDQGVLVWGQDAAYSDLVPLGAGTAGLLFEAGPEFNANETIRWATLTESALGLPDGATAGVPVTPDVSPQGNNAYLRGGPVLAAGRFGKAVSLDGTDDYVQLPFAESLATGGGDFTWSGWFNYGASTAGQALLWAYNQGDGFSQVWLRAEPESGRIRAHLENGPTGGVTVSSAAALNDKAWHHFALQRAGGTVRLYLDGALAATGSGLQGSVSPGRPFAVHAGQRLDGQYRLRGSLDDYRLYDRALTAAEIGSLATSDGGPSAGLRLHLPFDTTG
- a CDS encoding YbaB/EbfC family nucleoid-associated protein; this translates as METSAHSHDGKVDFDETAAARAAAARTILAGLGEPGADAASDNGQVIVHLARNGDLAGIDIDPRAGDVKQLERDILQAWRRAQRTVHLAAQQELQAETGIETDQSYYDAIDERFGAPDSKPRPERPARRTDDDEDFGDQTFTYNL